TGTGCAACAGCGCCCAAGAACTTAAGGATTACTGCGGCCGATTCTGGGAACAACAACCCGGTCGAGCATTGTTGCTGGAGGCCTACATGCAAGGCCCGCTGTTTACCCTCGAAACCCTCGGTGATCAGCAGCGATTTCAGGCCATTGGCGGTTTTGATGTCACCCTTTCGCCTCCACCGCATTTCGTCGAGTTATCCGCACGCTGGAATGGTCCACTGAGCAAAGCTTATCGAGCCAATGCGCTGGCGCAGGTATCTGCCTTCGGCATCCAATTTGGCGTGTGCCACAGCGAATTCATCCTCACTGCCGACGGGCCCATGCTGGTAGAAATCAATTACCGCAGCATTGGTGATGGCCGCGAATTCCTTCTCGACCGCTTGCTGCCACAAGGTTGGTTCGAGCGCATTCTTGGTGTTCACCTCGGCGAGAAACTGCTCGACGCCGAGCCGGTTCACGCCCAAGCACTTGTTCACTATGTGGTCGCCGACACACCCGGGCGCCTGCAGCAGGCATCCGCCAGCTTCAGTGATCTGCAAGACAGCCACTGGCGCGATTACCGGGCCTTGCGGGAAGTGGGCGACGAGATTCAGCTCAGCCATTCAAATAAGGATTACCTGGGTGTTCTGCGCATGATTTCGCCGGACGCTACCAGCCTCAACGCCCGCTTAGCCACCACGCTGGATGACCTGCGCTGGGTGATGGCATGAACACTTTACCCCTCGACGCTGATCAGGCGGCCATCAGCCAACGCATCATTGACTGCTGCCTGCGGGAAAACATTCGCGGGCTACTGAGCCAAGGTCGAGTTCAAAACCTGCCCCCTGAACTGAGGGGAGCGTGGCCCAACTTCATTGATGAGCACTGGTTGCGTATCACCCATTTGGGCGCAGCTGAATTGTGGCTACCGGTTCACCCCTTCGCGCCTTTACAAGCCTGGAGCACCTCCAGCCCTGCATGGATTTGCCGGCAGGACGGGCAGACATTTATCGAGCAAGGCTATCGACGCTGGCTCGAGCACTTGGGCAACGGGCTGGACGCTGACAGTCTTGAGTTGTTTGCAGCCTATAAAGAAGAAGCGGATTGCGCCGTGCAGCATCGCCGCCTGTGCCAAGTCGCTTATCAAGAACATGCCCCCGCGCTGGAGGCCATTCTTGACCATTCCTCTTGGGCACAACGGTTGATCGGGATCGATCAGTTGGCAAGCTACCTGGACCACCCCTTTTACCCCACCGCACGGGCAAAGACTGGCTTTGACCGCGCAGCACTTGAACGCTATGCACCCGAATTTGCACCGCGCTTCTCGCTGAACTGGCTAGCGGTGCCTAAAGTCGCCATGACAATCAGCAGTGCCCCGCCCACGCACTGGCCCAGTTTTGTCGACTTGGGCCTCAAGCAAAGCCTGAGTCTGAGCCACCACTTGATGCCGGTGCACCCAATGACGTGGCAAGCGCTGGAACAATACGGGCTTCCCGAGGGCACGATAAAGGCACCGCGCAGTGCCATGGAGGTCGAGCCCACGCTGTCGGTACGCACCGTGATGTGCGTCGAGCACCCCCACTGGCATCTCAAGTTACCGTTATTGGTCACCACACTGGGTGCGCGCAATCTGCGCTTGATCAAGCCCAGCACGCTGTACGACGGTTATTGGTTCCAGATCACCCTGCAGGCGTTGGCGCAGCGGGATCCACAACTGGGCAAACGCTACTTGCACGTCGACGAAGAACATGGCGGCCATGCCGACGAAAGCCGTCATCTGGCGTACATCGCCCGTCACTACCCCGCACAACTGGGGACCACTACCTTGGTGCCGGTCGCCGCATTGGCCAGTCCACTGGCAGACGGCCGACTGTTTGTTGAACCGCTGATTGAACGCTTCTACGCAGGTTCAATGCAGCATTGGCTCGACGACTATCTCGACCTGCTGTTACAGGTGCACTTGCGCCTATGGCTGGGTTACGGGATTGCCCTGGAGGCCAATCAACAAAATGCCGTACTGATTTTCGAAACCGGACGCCCGCTACGCCTGCTAATGAAAGACAACGACGCCGCTCGCCTCTGGCCCCAACGCTTTGCAGCCGCGTGCCCGGATCTTGCGCAACGCCCTTTGCAATTGCTCGACGAGCGCATTTGTGTCAACGATCCGCAGGCGCTGGCCGAGATGTTCTGCACCATCACGTTGCAGTTGAACATTGTTGCCGTGCTCGAAGCGATCATTGGCGCAGGCCTGGCGCCACGCGAAGCGCTCTACCTCCCGTTACGTCTGCGCCTGCTGAGCTGCTTTGAACAACTGGAAGATGGAGGCACCGATTGCTCGCAGGCTCGACGCTGCTTGCTGGACAGCCCTACGCTGCCGGTGAAATACCTGCTGAGTGCTGGCAGTTTGTTTAGCAAAGCTCACTCCGGCGCCCAAGACATCAACAAGTTTTACGGTTACAGCGCAGCAAACTTCTTACTGGAGGGAAGTTTATGCGCCGCAGATTAATTGCCAGTGTCCTGCTCGGCCATTACCTGTCGGCGTTTACCGCCCTTGGAATTCCCCTGTACTTGCCTCGTATCCTTGCCGATCTGGCGCCTAACGCGCCGGGGTGGAGCATTGGCGTGTTGTTTGTACTTCCCACCTTGTGTACGGCGTTGGCCGCGCCGCTTTGGGGGCGCTGGGCGGATCGACGTGGTTGTCGGCTGTCGCTGTTGCGGGCCCATGCCGGTTTGTTTGCAGGCTTTTTATTAGCGGGGTTCAGCACCAACCTTCCCATGTTCGTGCTGGCACTGATGATTCAAGGCACCTTTGGTGGGGCGATGGCCGCCTCGAATGCGTACCTGTCGACCCAGTTTAAAGACGGCGACCTGTCGCGTGCCCTCAACTGGACGCAGTACTCGGCCCGTTTGGCGATGATCAGCGGCCCTATTCTATTAGGCCTGTTGACGGCCCAAGGATTGGGCTTGGAGTTATACCGGTATTTGGCTTGGCTACCGCTGTTGGCGTTTGTGATGATCTTGCCTCTGCCGGCCGATACCCCCCGCCAAACAATGCGCGCAGCGAACGCTGCGGATTCTCTGAGTCAATTGCCAACCGACCTGCCGCGCCTGCTAACGGTGCAGTTCCTTTTCAGTTTCGCCATGGTGGTGACGTTTCCCTATTTCGTCCCATACGGCGAAGCGTTGGGCATTGGCAACGATGCGGTAATCGGTTTGCTCTACAGCCTGCCGCATCTGGTTTATCTGTTTGCCCTGCCGTGGGTCCAGCGGCATACCGCCAACCTGCTGCTGCCTGGGCTGGGCCTGCTTGCTGTCAGCAATGCCCTGCAATTCTGGAGCACTCAGCCTGAACCGTTGTTCGCCCTGCGGCTACTCAGCGGCGTCGGCATGCTGTTGAGCTTCGTCGGTTTGCATCGCTGCCTGAGCCTGCGCAGTCGCCACGGCAGCGCCGGTCGTATGTTCGGCTGGTTTGACGCCAGCGGAAAATGGGCCGGAACTGCCGCAGGCGGCACTGCCGGGCTGGTCAGTCAGACCTGCGGCATTGAATCACCCTTCCTCGTTGCTTGCCTGGCCGCGGTCGCTGCGATGGCCGTGGCCCGTCCTCTACTTATGACCTCGCGGGAGATGCCAGCATGACCCTTGCTCTGAAGAATGCTTCATTGCATGAATACGCACTCGATGGTGAGGCTGAACGCCATGCCATTGAATGCCTACTCAACTGTTACCTGCGCGAATACGCCTTGCCACGTAACGAAGCGAGCCTTGATGACCGCACTCAAGACCTGCCGATGAGCCTGCGACAGCATAATGGCCAATGCATCAGCATCCGCTTGCCGAGCGGACGTCTCGCAGTACGGGTCGACCGTACCAGTGCATTGGGCCGCTGCCATTTCGTCAGCGCGCCCTATTTCAAGGGCAGCGCTCAAAGTTGGCGTCCCTTGACCGCTACTGAACTGGCGCGGCTACTGTGCGTGCCATTAAGCAAGCCAGAACGGGTAGGCGAAATGCTGCAACAGGTCGATAACAGCCTGCAAATCACCCGCACCTTCCTTCGGCACGCCACGCATGACTCGCCGAGACCGAAAGACAGTCTGTTGAACTCCGAACAACACCAGATATGGGGCCACGCCCTGCACCCTACCCCGAAGAGCCGCGAAGGTATTTCGCGAGCAGCCCTGTTGGCGTGTTCGCCGGAAGTGGGCGCCTGCTTTGAACTGCATTGGTTTCGCGTGGACCCGGCACTGATCCAGCATCAAGGCGACGACCCGCGCAGCACCCTGCAACACCTGTGTGGTGGACGAGACGATCTTTACCCGTGCCATCCCTGGGAAGTCGAACGTATCCTCGTCGACCCGCTGGTCCAGCGTGTGCAACAAAAGGGGCTACTGGAATACTTGGGTCCGCTGGGGATGGCGCTCTACCCTACTTCGTCGGTGCGCACTCTTTACCACCCGGAGCTGGCGTATTTCCTCAAGTTTTCGATGCACGTGCGCCTGACCAATTGCGTGCGTAAAAACGCCTGGTATGAACTGGACAGCGCGGTGGCCTTGACCCGACTGCTGGCCCCCGTCATGGCCGAACTCGCCCATACAATGCCGGACTTTTTGCTGATGCCGGAGCCCGCCGCCAGCACCCTCGACCTGAGCGCCTTCGGCACGCTTGAACAGGCCCGGGAAGTGACTGAATGCTTCGGCATTCTGTACCGGCAAAACCTTAGTGAAGCCACCCGCGCACGCTACCAACCACAAGTCGCCATGGCGCTGTTCACTTGGGATTTGCAAGGTCGCAGTGTCTGCCAGCGCTTGGTTGAGCAGTGCGCCAAACAGCTCGGCATCAACCAGGCAGACGCAACGCTGCGCTGGTTGGACGGTTACGCTCGGCAATTGCTCGGCGGCGTCATGCAGTGCTTGTTTCGACTGGGTGTGGTGCTGGAGCCACACTTGCAAAACACAGTCATTGGTTTCGACAACGATGGCCTGCCTTGCCGCGTTTGGATTCGCGATCTGGAGGGCACCAAGCTCGTTGCGAGTCACTGGCCCATTGAACGCCTTAGCGAACTGAACGAGCGAACTCGGGCCTCGCTGTACTACGACCAGAACAAGGCCTGGCAGCGGGTGGCGTATTGCGCGCTGGTGAACAATTTGGGTGAGGCTATTTTTCATCTGGCCTGTACCGATTCGGTATTGGAAAGCCGACTGTGGTCGCACATCGCCACCCTCTTGCACGCGCAAACAGCGCTGCTCGATAACCCTTCGCAACTAAGTGATTTGTGTGCCGGAGCGCCACTGCCCAGTAAGGAAAACTTCATGACCCGCCTGATGATGCGCGCTGACCGAGAGGCCGGTTATACCGCCTTACCCAACCCGCTGGTCAACATCACAATGAAGGCCATCGCATGACCCTGCCTGCACGTGTCACCACGGCCATCCGCCAACTGCGCGAGCAACAACAGTCACCACTGTGTGCTTACGTCTACGACCTGATGGCCCTTGAGCAACACGTTCGGCAAATGCGCAAAACAATGCCTGCCAATTGCGAACTGTTCTATGCGGCAAAAGCCAACCCTGAGGCACCCATTCTGCAAACCCTGGCGCCACTGGTAGACGGTTTCGAAGCTGCGTCCGGGGGAGAACTTCGTTGGTTGCACGAGCAGTGTCCTGGCCAGCCGCTAATTTTCGGCGGCCCCGGCAAGCTCGAGAGCGAACTGGAAATGGCCATGGGTTATCAGATTTCAGCGTTCCATGTCGAAAGCCTAAACGAGTTGCGCAGCTTGGCGAAGGTGGCGGCTCGCGTTGGTCGTAAAGCACCGATTTTACTGCGGTTGAACCTCACACTTGCGCACGCCCCGGAGGGTCGGCTGGTGATGGGCGGCAAACCGACACCGTTTGGCCTGGATGATGATGCGTTGGAAAAGGCGCTGGTTTTATTGCGTGACGAGCCATGGTTAGAGTTGCAAGGACTGCATTTCCACTTACTGTCTCATCAACTTGATGTAAACGCCCACTTGGAATTGCTTCGCAGCTATTTCAAAACCTTCCGCCAACTGTGCACCGACCAACGGTTACATCTGCCACTGATTAATGTTGGTGGCGGCATGGGCATCAACTATCAAAATCCTAATTGTTCTTTCGATTGGCCGTTATTTTGTAAAGGTCTCGATACACTTATCGTCGAAGAAAACATGGCCACTACGCAAATACGCTTTGAAATAGGTCGATTCATCAGCGCGGCTTGCGGCTATTACCTAATGCAAGTGTTGGACATTAAACGCAACCACGGCCACTACTTCGCCGTAGGTCGGGGCGGCACTCACCACTTTCGGACACCGGCAGCCCAAAACCACGACCACCCGTTCGTCGTATTACGTAGTTTGCAGCCGGCGCAGCTAACCAACGAGCCCGTGACAGTGGTGGGTCAGCTATGCACCCCGAAGGATGTGCTGGCCAGACAGCAGTTGGTAGCCCACCTGGCTATCAACGATCTTCTCGTATTTCCATTGGCTGGGGCCTACGCCTGGAATATTTCACACCGGGACTTTTTAATGCATGAACCACCGGTCATGTTGTTTTTGAACGAATAATCGGACAATTAGCGTCATTACTTAACGTTTGGCATAAAAACAATTCAGCTCAGTACTTTTTTTACACTTATTGAGTGGAACTCGTAGCGCAAACCGGCTCTAACCCATGTGCCCTTCAACTTTTGATTGGGGCAGCGACATTTGTAACCAACTGCTGGCGTGTTGAGTAAAGTTTTCCAGCGTAGCGCTTCAGGCAGGACTATGCTCGCGGAGCAGTTTGATATGTATGGCGTTGCCTTCGAGCAGCATCAAGGGGTATCCGTATGTTGTCTTTTATCTGAACACAAACGGCCCATGTACGCTCAAATCCAAGCGTACGCGTGCACTTTAGGTTCGACCATCGATGACGCATTTTCGATTTATCGCCCCGTCTCTCGGAGTCCGCGATGAAGACTGCTCCTGTCGCCTATAACCGACGTATTTTGATCATCGATGACACCCTGTCGATACATCAGGATTTCCGAAAAATCCTTTGCCCCGAACTCGACAGCGAGCAATCTCTGGCGTCAGCCGAAGCTGCATTGTTTGGTACGGTGAAACCGTCACGTAAGCTCTTTGAGCTCGATTCTGCTTATCAAGGCGAAGAAGCACTAGCCATGGTCGAAAGCGCTTTAGCTGAAGGTCGACCTTATTCCCTGGCCTTTATCGACATGCGCATGCCACCCGGCTGGGATGGCCTGGAAACCATCGAGCGGTTGTGGAAGGTTGATCCGAAGCTGCAAGTAGCGCTGTGTACCGCTTTTTCTGATCACTCATTGGAAGCCATGACCGAGCGTCTTGAATTCGGCGATCAATTGTTAATCCTGAAAAAACCCTTCGACACTTTGGCTATTCGCCAGATGGCCAGCGCGCTAACGGTCAAATGGCAGCTGGCAGAGGAAGTCGCGGCGAAAATGCTTGGGCTGGAGCAAACCATCGCTGAACGGGTACAGGAAGCGATGAAAGTTTCACACCTGTTTCAGTACGATGTGCTGACGGAGCTGCCAAACAGCACGTTGCTGGCAGGTCAATTG
The nucleotide sequence above comes from Pseudomonas sp. AB6. Encoded proteins:
- a CDS encoding IucA/IucC family protein, with translation MTLALKNASLHEYALDGEAERHAIECLLNCYLREYALPRNEASLDDRTQDLPMSLRQHNGQCISIRLPSGRLAVRVDRTSALGRCHFVSAPYFKGSAQSWRPLTATELARLLCVPLSKPERVGEMLQQVDNSLQITRTFLRHATHDSPRPKDSLLNSEQHQIWGHALHPTPKSREGISRAALLACSPEVGACFELHWFRVDPALIQHQGDDPRSTLQHLCGGRDDLYPCHPWEVERILVDPLVQRVQQKGLLEYLGPLGMALYPTSSVRTLYHPELAYFLKFSMHVRLTNCVRKNAWYELDSAVALTRLLAPVMAELAHTMPDFLLMPEPAASTLDLSAFGTLEQAREVTECFGILYRQNLSEATRARYQPQVAMALFTWDLQGRSVCQRLVEQCAKQLGINQADATLRWLDGYARQLLGGVMQCLFRLGVVLEPHLQNTVIGFDNDGLPCRVWIRDLEGTKLVASHWPIERLSELNERTRASLYYDQNKAWQRVAYCALVNNLGEAIFHLACTDSVLESRLWSHIATLLHAQTALLDNPSQLSDLCAGAPLPSKENFMTRLMMRADREAGYTALPNPLVNITMKAIA
- a CDS encoding siderophore biosynthesis protein PvsA, with the protein product MQFPLVILSHVPHTAITEGFLSAARKRGLPVVLISDHAQEHRRVLAACDTPAQDLQILECDVFNPLAVIELINAHGLRPVAVFSNSDHLQTATALVAETFKVPGKDWRLCYAAKNKAVMRERMRDLGLPGPWFHVLTAGSVVPADAPFPLVVKPTQGVASLDVRLCNSAQELKDYCGRFWEQQPGRALLLEAYMQGPLFTLETLGDQQRFQAIGGFDVTLSPPPHFVELSARWNGPLSKAYRANALAQVSAFGIQFGVCHSEFILTADGPMLVEINYRSIGDGREFLLDRLLPQGWFERILGVHLGEKLLDAEPVHAQALVHYVVADTPGRLQQASASFSDLQDSHWRDYRALREVGDEIQLSHSNKDYLGVLRMISPDATSLNARLATTLDDLRWVMA
- a CDS encoding type III PLP-dependent enzyme; the protein is MTLPARVTTAIRQLREQQQSPLCAYVYDLMALEQHVRQMRKTMPANCELFYAAKANPEAPILQTLAPLVDGFEAASGGELRWLHEQCPGQPLIFGGPGKLESELEMAMGYQISAFHVESLNELRSLAKVAARVGRKAPILLRLNLTLAHAPEGRLVMGGKPTPFGLDDDALEKALVLLRDEPWLELQGLHFHLLSHQLDVNAHLELLRSYFKTFRQLCTDQRLHLPLINVGGGMGINYQNPNCSFDWPLFCKGLDTLIVEENMATTQIRFEIGRFISAACGYYLMQVLDIKRNHGHYFAVGRGGTHHFRTPAAQNHDHPFVVLRSLQPAQLTNEPVTVVGQLCTPKDVLARQQLVAHLAINDLLVFPLAGAYAWNISHRDFLMHEPPVMLFLNE
- a CDS encoding IucA/IucC family protein; this encodes MNTLPLDADQAAISQRIIDCCLRENIRGLLSQGRVQNLPPELRGAWPNFIDEHWLRITHLGAAELWLPVHPFAPLQAWSTSSPAWICRQDGQTFIEQGYRRWLEHLGNGLDADSLELFAAYKEEADCAVQHRRLCQVAYQEHAPALEAILDHSSWAQRLIGIDQLASYLDHPFYPTARAKTGFDRAALERYAPEFAPRFSLNWLAVPKVAMTISSAPPTHWPSFVDLGLKQSLSLSHHLMPVHPMTWQALEQYGLPEGTIKAPRSAMEVEPTLSVRTVMCVEHPHWHLKLPLLVTTLGARNLRLIKPSTLYDGYWFQITLQALAQRDPQLGKRYLHVDEEHGGHADESRHLAYIARHYPAQLGTTTLVPVAALASPLADGRLFVEPLIERFYAGSMQHWLDDYLDLLLQVHLRLWLGYGIALEANQQNAVLIFETGRPLRLLMKDNDAARLWPQRFAAACPDLAQRPLQLLDERICVNDPQALAEMFCTITLQLNIVAVLEAIIGAGLAPREALYLPLRLRLLSCFEQLEDGGTDCSQARRCLLDSPTLPVKYLLSAGSLFSKAHSGAQDINKFYGYSAANFLLEGSLCAAD
- a CDS encoding MFS transporter; the protein is MRRRLIASVLLGHYLSAFTALGIPLYLPRILADLAPNAPGWSIGVLFVLPTLCTALAAPLWGRWADRRGCRLSLLRAHAGLFAGFLLAGFSTNLPMFVLALMIQGTFGGAMAASNAYLSTQFKDGDLSRALNWTQYSARLAMISGPILLGLLTAQGLGLELYRYLAWLPLLAFVMILPLPADTPRQTMRAANAADSLSQLPTDLPRLLTVQFLFSFAMVVTFPYFVPYGEALGIGNDAVIGLLYSLPHLVYLFALPWVQRHTANLLLPGLGLLAVSNALQFWSTQPEPLFALRLLSGVGMLLSFVGLHRCLSLRSRHGSAGRMFGWFDASGKWAGTAAGGTAGLVSQTCGIESPFLVACLAAVAAMAVARPLLMTSREMPA